Below is a genomic region from Silurus meridionalis isolate SWU-2019-XX chromosome 10, ASM1480568v1, whole genome shotgun sequence.
GGATCTTCTTAAATCgtgcttttatttcttataattAGAGACTTATATTTTGCAGCGCACTCATTTTTGACTCAGCTCTCTActctgttctctctttctcctatTTGATTTCTAATTGCGCTGTTcaatgtcacccagatgaggaattgttttcctcttcttcctcaagTCATCTCAGAGGTTTTCCTGCATTACTGTTTAATCATTGGGGATTTAACAATTCCTGTTAAAATGTGATATGAATGTGATATTTATAAACACTTTACTCTCAGGGTACCTTGCCATTAATTGAAGctcacattttttctttgtctcttctctttttcaaaGGGTAAAAGATGCTATTCAAACAATCACATGGACTGGTCCAGAATCTTGTACTACCTCTCATaattcttgtttgttttggagGAGTGTTCTACACTTACTACAAGCCAACCATTAGCTGGTTATCATGCTCTAACAGTCCAGTCCCCACACCTACAGACTGCTTGGATAAATGCTTCAGCCTGATGAAAAACTTTAACCAGAGTATGAACACCAGCACTGCTGTTAGTAACTACACTCCAGCAGTAAAGCAGCAACTACCGATTGCCACACAAACTCCCAAAGAAGAAAGTAAGGAAAATCTTGAAATCATCTCTGTGCTGATTTGGCCATGGCCTTTCGGTTATAAGTTTCAGGCAGAATCCTGTGGTGTAAAGTTCGGTATTGAAGGTTGTCGATTTACAGATGACAAAAACCAACATGACAAAGTCCATGGTATTATGTTTCATCACAGAGACATCGGTGGTGATTTACAGACCATAACAACCATGGCACGACCTCCACACCAGAGATGGGTGTGGATGAACATGGAGTCTCCTGAGAATTCAGGAAGATGGGGCGAGTTGGAAAATGTGTTCAACATAACATCAAATTATCGAAGAGATTCAGATATCTGGGTACCTTACGGGAGACTCAGAAAGGCCACTGAGCAGGAGAAAAACTTTCAAATTCCACCAAAGGACAAAACTGTCTGCTGGATCGTCAGTCACTGGAACCCCAACTTTAGACGAGTGAAATATTTTGATGAACTGACCAAACACATTAAAGTAGAAGCTTATGGTAGACACTTTAACAGGTTTGTCAGTGATGAAGACTATAAAGCGACCATGTCCAGCTGTAAATTCTACTTATCATTCGAGAACTCCATTTACAAAGACTACATCTCTGAAAAGCTGTTCAATCCTCTGACCCTCGGTGCGGTTCCTGTGGTTATCGGTCCACCAAGGGACAACTATGAGGAGTTCATTCCAGCAGATTCTTTCATCCATGTGGATGATTTCAAAACCCCTCAAGAATTGGCAGAATATCTCACATTATTGGACCAGAACCAGACGTTGTATGAACAGTACTTCAACTGGAGGAAAGAATTCATTGCTGAAAGTTCATATTTTGGTCTAGAACACGCATGTCGAATTTGTCAATATATAAGAAGCTATACGGGCTACAGAGTGTTTAAAAATCTCAATCAGTGGTATTTTGGTTAGCTAGCAGGAACCTAATGGAGCTCTTTTTAACCCCACAATTGTTTCAAAAGGTTTAggaacattttctgttttcagtaAATGTGAAATTTAGAAGCCAGTTTTCATCTAGTCTTTAACATTAGGGGTCGATACATCCATTATCCGTTTCCACACTCCTTCTTCCTTCTACACACTACCTCtacttctgcctctttcaacccaaatCTACGCTTAAACACAATCCCCACAATCTGATCATCTGAAGCCTTGGACACCTGGTCattctgtttaatgtttatattttagggattttttttactgcaggGTGGAAACGGTGTTCAGTGTTTCAGTCAAGGGTTAATGgatgaattaattatttatctgGTAGAACAATTgaactatacacaatatacatcaCACATTATAATTTCAATAATTCCCATCACACACTGCTTCCATAAACAGCAAATCCTCAGCTCATATCCTGTTGTATTTCATGGTCATTGTATTAAAACCATATACCTGGATTTAGAATAAAATTTTAAGATCTGCAGTCTTTAATTTATCTGcactttaatttaatatttaaaatctaaattcTCAGGTAAAGCTGTATGCAAAAGTTTAAACATGCCCAGATGTTTACACCTATGAAATATATAGTAATAGCATTAATACTTGCAGATTTGGTGCTTCTTTTTTCACCTATAAATCTGCAATACGTCTAATTTAGGAGAACCTCAGAACCCCCCATGGCTCTGTGCCTCGCTTAGAAAGCCTTAAATTTAACCATGGAATACACTGTGACTACTACTGATGTTTACACAATAACTTGAAGAAACACTCCATAAACAGACCATGACCTGTTTCTACCAACATGAGGACTAAAGGTATTTATCCTAGTGTTTATTAACAGTACACTGTGCCTTCATGTGATATGATACACAACCTACCCATGTTATTATACAACCCAATTTTTTTGTACTTACATTTAATAATCTTTTAATACAAAGCTTATCTCGCTCACACAGCACTTTATGTCTATGTTAACTACTGAATAAAGTTACTGTATATTTTGACTACATGACAATCTCTGgtacaaggggaaaaaaaattctgtttatgtttatttgtaaactAAAAGTTTGGTGTGGttgttttaaaactttaatatatacaaaaatgaaGAGTTAATTAAATTTACTATGTAATAATGAAAGTGGGGGGAATCAGCATTGactttttcctgttgtgtgatTATACAGTGCCATAGAAATGTTTTTGACCAAATAAACTCTTCTGAAAACATTGTTCTGTCTACTCATTCTGTATATTGGGTTGTGTTGAATTTACAattagacaaacacacacacacacacacacacacacacacacacacacacacacacacacacacacacacactcgtcatTTTATCATTCCATGAAAGCAGGTCTGAATATAAAGTTTTCCAAATTGTATTTGTGGCCCAATAAATATGCACATTTTCATTCAAATCGCATTTAAATTGGGTTCAGACTAATAAAATGTGCAGATTTACAGCTGCTCAGGTTTGCTCTTTCACACAAACTAAATTAATAGTaaaaagaaatcattaacatttacaaattCTGCAAAGCGTCAGCAAGCATGTACCTcaactgtacattattattatttgtttacttgTTGCCATTGGATgatttaacccagccattaggggggcacaagccagtgcactcttagtgccggtcccaagcccgggtaaatgggaagggttgcgttaggaagggcatccagcgtaaaacatgtgccaaatcaaatatgcggatcacaaaggagaatttcataccggatcggtcgaggcccgggttaacaacgaccgccacaggtatcgttagccgacagggtaccggtggaaattgggctactgttggccgaaggaggagaaggagaggaggaagacgtctacagagacggcagggaaaggagcagtgtaggagagtagaggttcgggttggtactttaaatgttggtactatgacgggtaaagggagagatagctgatatgatggagaggagaaaggtagatatgctgtgtgttcaggagaccaagtggaaaggagtaaggccaggaacattggaggtggatttaaactgttttatcatggtgtggatgggaagagaaatggtgtaggggtgattctgaaggaagagtacagtaagagtgtagtggaggtgaagagagtttctgatagggtgatgatcgtgaaggtggaagttgaagggatgatgataaatgtcatcagtgcctatgctccacaagttggctgtgagatggaggaaaaggaaagattctggagtgaattagatgaagtggtagatggtgtacctaggaaagaacgattggtgattggggcagactttaatgggcatgtaggtgaagggaacagaggtgatgaggaggtgatgggtaggtatggttttaaggagaggaatgtggaagggcagatggtggtagattttgctaaaaggatggaaatggcagtggtgaacacgtattttaagaagaaggaggatcatagggtgacgtatagagtggaggaaggtgcacacaggtggactatgtgctatgcaggagatgcaacctgaaggagattggagactgtaaggtgttggcggggacagtgtagctagacagcatcggatggtggtctgtaggatggttttggaggcgaagaagaagaggaggaatgtaaggattgaaagaagaataagatggtggaaactgaaggaggaagagtgtagtgtgaggttcagggaagaggtcagacaggggctcggtggtggtgaagaggtgcggatgattggggaactactgcaggagtgatgaggaggcagctagaaaagtacttggtgtgacatctggaaatagaaagcaagacaaggagacgtggtggtggaatgaggaagtgcaggagagcattagggaaagaggttggcaaaacagaagtgggatcgacagagtgatgagaaaagtaggcaggagtacaaggagatgcggcagcaggtaaaagggatgtggcgaaagccaaggaaaaggcatatgaggagctgtatgagaggttggacactaaggaaggagaaaaggagttataccgattggccaggcagagggaccgagctgggaaggatgtactgcaagttagagcaataaaggatggagaggaaatgtgttgactagtgaggagagtgtgttgagaaggtggaggagtattttgagcagctgatgaatgaggaaaatcacagagagagaaggttggaggatgtggagttggtgaagcaggatgtagataggattagtaaggaggaagtgagagcagcgattaagaggatgaagaatggaaagtcggttggaccagatgacataccggtagaggcatggagatgtttaggagagatggcagtggagtttttaaccagattgtttaacaggattctggattgtttaacaggattcttgATTGgttccaagatggcggcgcggcagtagctcgcagcggccgctTCGGACCCAAAATGTTGCTAATGTTATTCTGTAGCCCGCCCTACACAACACATGGACATCGGAGCaaccggtgtccctgtgtacaaccGCAAAACATTGAAagaactcagaaacaacccaaacaacacCATAAATGATGACCTGCGGCAGAAGCTACGCGACCTCGGCGTGCTCcgagaaccaggcctccagacctcggcATCGCCTGCGGAGGACGGACGGAGGAGGGGGAATCGGAAGCGTTGCGCAAGGAAGCAGAAACGCGGAAAGCGAGCGGGTGctaatgctaggctaaaagctaaccctagccggcccgctctaccatcactactgctggcaaatgtctgctccctggacaataaattagactacatcagactccaacaagctactcggcgtgagtacagacactgctgcgtttttgtgtttactgagacgtggctgagcgacagagttcgGACGCCGCCATACAGCTGGACGGGCTAGCCGCGttcgtgccgacagaaatgcagctctgtgcggtaagactcgcggcggtctgtgtgtttacatcaacacggaatggtgtaagaactctgtgcttgtttctacctactgctcatcgctgctggagtttattgttgtgagatgtagacctttttatttaccccgggaattcaccaccgctattgtgctcggagtgtacataccacctagcgctaatgctaaggaagcgctcaGCGTGCTCTCTGGGACCATTAGcgaacttcaaaacacacaccctgacggactgtttatagtcgccggagattttaatcatgcaaatctcaggactgtgcttcccaaattctatcagaatgtggactttgcaaccagaggagaaaacacgctggatgttgtttacacaaacatccgggcGCATACCGGGCGAAGCCCCGCCCCACCTcggtactcagaccacatctctgttatgttgatcccagcatacagaccactcagcaggcgttcaagaccagctcaaaaacaagtgagaacctggccagcaggatccatgtctgctctccaggactgttttgaatgcactgactgggacatgttcagggaagctgcaaccaatggcgatttcatcaacttggaggagtacacgtcaacagtgaccagttacatcggcaagtgcattgatgacgtgactatctccaagaccatcactatacgctccaaccagaagccatggatgaccgccaaggttcgtgcgctgctaaaaacaagagactctgccttcagagcaggggacaagacggttttaaaacagcaagggccaaactgtcctgctatcagagaggcggcgcacacgccaagagaatccatggccacttccaggacagcggagacacccggcgcatgtggcagggcatccaggcgatcacgaattacaagaccacatcacctgcttgtgaccgtgacgcctcccttccagatgcgctgaacgacttctacgcccggttcgaggtgcagaacaacgtggtggcgaggaagacaatccctcctcccagtgaccaggtgctctgtctaaccacagctgaagtgaggaaaactctatgcagagttaacccacggaagtctgctggaccagacaacattcctggcagagtgctcaggaatgtgcagaacaactagcagatgtcttcactgacatcttcaacatctcctgagcagcgccactgttccttcGTGCCTCAAGAtgacgaccatcattcctgtgcgaagaagtcttctgtgtcctgcctcaatgactatcgtcccgttgcactcacacccatcatgatgaagtgcttcgagaggcttgtcatgaggcacataaagacccagctcccacccgcactggaccccatgcagtttgcgatCGTCCAAACCgcccacggacgatgccatctccacaaccctccatctggccctcacccatctggataacaaggactcttatgtaaggatgctgttcatagacttcagttcagcattcaacacaatcattccccagcacctgatcgagaagctgagcctactgggcctgaacacctctctgcaactggatcctggacttcctgaccgagagacctcagtcagtccggatcgggaacagcatctccagcaccaccacactgagcactggggcccctcagggctgtgtgctcagtccactgctgttcactctgctgactcacgactgtgctccaatgcacagctcgaatcatatcatcaagtttgctgatgacacgaccgtggtgggtctaatcagcaagaatgacgagtcagcatacagagaggaggtgcaacggctaacagcctggtgtggagccaacaacctgtctctgaacgtggacaaaaccaaagagatggttgttgacttcagaagagcacagagtgaccattctccactgatcatcgatggatcttcagtggagatcgtcaagagcaccaaattccttggtgttcatctggcggataacctcacctggtcacttaacaccagctccatcaccaagaaagcccagcagcgtctctacttcctgagaaggctgaggaaagcccatctccctccccccatcctgaccatgttctatagagggaccatcgagagcatcgtgagcagctgcatcactgcctggtttgggaattgcaccgtctcggatcgcaagaccctacagaggatagtgaggacagctgagaagatcatcgagtctctctccctctatcatggacatttacaccacacactgcatccgcagcacacagcattgtggacgaccacacacacccgtcacacacatacttcacctcctaccatcaggaaaacggttccgaagcattcgggccgccacaacaagactgtgcaacagtttttttcccataagccgtcaggctcctgaacaaacatctggactgaactctctctcacacacacacacacacacacttacacacaactgagtgactgatctgcacaaccggactcaacacatacacttcacacacccaggtctcagcaccattcacacctctcattatagcataatgtttacatgccgtttgttgctgatctccgggacttgctctatttgcacattattctgtgaatccattggtcactgttcactttatattgattgctgctaccatattttttacactattataggattgcaaaattctgtttatatttgtttacatttctgctactgtgcaccttatcctgtcacgacaggttttactggcggagctactgctgcttttatttttatattttgtgtattttgtattgttctgcactgtcctgtgttgtcttgcactgtcttgtgttgtctcttgcactgtttgcaccagttgcacacatgcactttatgtggtgaggatcttagttcctggccctttgttcttctgtactgtgactgttgtttttatgttgttttatgtagcacctgggttcaggagaaacgttgtctcatttcactgtatactgcatcagctatatatggttgaaatgacaataaaagcttcttgacttgacttgacttggaaggggagaggatgcctgaggaatggagaaggagtgtgctggtactgacctttaagcataaaggagatgtgcagacctgcagtaactacaggggaattaagttgatcagtcacaccatgaagttatgggaaagagtagtggaagccaggctgagagaagcggtgaccatctgtgagcaacagtatggtttcatgccgaggaagagcaccacagatgccttatttgctttgaggatgttgatggagaagtatagagaaggacagaaggaattgcattgtgtatttgtggattttttccttgccacagtcgccacggcttgctcatcagggacaaattcacaccattcaccatcactgttgatttgtgtaaagctgctttgagacaatgtctgttgtgaaaagcgctatacaaataaacttgacttgacttgacttgatttagagaaagcgtacgacagggtgccaagagaggagttgtggtattgtatgaggaagtcaggtgtgtcagagaagtaagTGAGGGTGGTGaagaacatgtatgaggacagtgtgacggcagtgaagtgtgcagtaggtacgacagactggttcagagtgaaggttggactgcatcaaggatcggccctgagccccttcctgtttgcagtggtgatggacaggttgatggacgaggtcagacaggagtctccctggactatgatgttcgcagatgatattgtgatttgtggtgagagtagagagcaggttgagaagagcctggagaggtggagatatgcgctggagagaaggggaatgaaagtcagtaggagtaagacagagtacatgtgtgtgaatgagagggagggcagtggagtgatgcggttgcagggagaagaggtggagaaggtggaggttcaggtacctggggtcaacagtgcaaagtaatggagagtgtgttagaagtaaagaaaagagtgcaggcagggtggagtgggtggagaagagtgacaggagtgatttgtgatagtagggtatctgcaagaatgaaaggaaagtttataggactgtggtgagacctgcgatgttgtatggattagagacagtggcattgagtaaaaggcaggaggcagagctggaggtagcagagctgaagatgttaaggttttcgttgggagtgacgaggatggacaagattagaaatgagtttattagagggacagcacatgtaggatgttttggtgacaaggtgaggaggcgagattgagatggtttggacatgtgcagagaagggacatgaattatattggtagaagaatgctgaagatggagccaccaggtaggaggaaaagaggaaggccaaggaggaggttcatggatgtggtgagggaagacatgcaggtagttggtgtgaaagaggcagatgtagaggacagggtggtatggagacggatgatccgctgtggcgacccctaatgggagcagccgaaagaagaagaagaagaagttgccATTGGATGATTTGGGTAATAAGTGTTAGGTTTACACTCACTAAAGGATATTTAGTGCTTCTCTTTTCCTCTATTCAACTGAGATTACGCACATATTTGTTGATAATTATGGaacataataaattaatacacaaTTCAGACACATGAATAGATTTAATTTCACTATAACTTCGAAGACTCTGTTCACTGTGACAGACTCAATAATCAAATCAAtctgaaaataaacaatatacacGTTGGATCTCATTAAATGTTCTacctgtaattatatttatatttatattcttaataaaaatTGATGACTTTtcagtaaatcataaataattaatcaaatatcATTTCTTTAATACGTTTTATAGAATTTAACTATActtatctaaatataaaaaactaaaataatttatcTAGCAATTTATCTAGATTATTCTTCATACATTAAAATAGGATAGCTATTATAAAATAGTTAATCGAATATAGAATAgaaacaaaatttaataaatttaaattttattatttgctcaaTTATTCATTCACTGAAAACTCgccaatttttattaaacataaatataaaaaaagcgaaattaaaacttttatcgcaatacaaatttattcatgacgtcctttctttagtctgatatttataaaataaatctacagaaaaaagaaacactaaatatttgttgccaagtctcaaatcagcactaaaatctatcatgaagcgcaggtccgacaagtaaatACCGttcgtgtggaaacaaagcaaatatACCAAAAGTACCGCTCGACGACAAGTTGCAATGCTTCATATTACCACCAGAGggtagcattttactactacaaaatcgctgatgttt
It encodes:
- the LOC124392172 gene encoding 4-galactosyl-N-acetylglucosaminide 3-alpha-L-fucosyltransferase 9-like; this encodes MLFKQSHGLVQNLVLPLIILVCFGGVFYTYYKPTISWLSCSNSPVPTPTDCLDKCFSLMKNFNQSMNTSTAVSNYTPAVKQQLPIATQTPKEESKENLEIISVLIWPWPFGYKFQAESCGVKFGIEGCRFTDDKNQHDKVHGIMFHHRDIGGDLQTITTMARPPHQRWVWMNMESPENSGRWGELENVFNITSNYRRDSDIWVPYGRLRKATEQEKNFQIPPKDKTVCWIVSHWNPNFRRVKYFDELTKHIKVEAYGRHFNRFVSDEDYKATMSSCKFYLSFENSIYKDYISEKLFNPLTLGAVPVVIGPPRDNYEEFIPADSFIHVDDFKTPQELAEYLTLLDQNQTLYEQYFNWRKEFIAESSYFGLEHACRICQYIRSYTGYRVFKNLNQWYFG